AGGTTAAGGGCATTCATGAACTGCAAGAGGCAGCGGTTCAAGAGTATGGGCCGGGAAACTATGTTCCGCCGGTAACATCCTTGTTCTGGAGTTTTCGAATCATGCTGACAGCAGGGCTCTGGCTAGTATTAATGTCAGTGCTGGGCATTTATTTCTATAAAACAAAGGCTTACGAGCAAAAGGCTTGGTTCCTGAAGCTAATGTTGTGGACGATTCCTGTTCCCTATATCGCCAATACGGCAGGATGGTTCTTAGCTGAAGTGGGACGGCAGCCTTGGATCGTTTATGGATTACAGCAAGTGGATTTAGGTTTATCCACCAGCGTATCATTGGTTTCAATGACCATTGCTTTTATCGGCTTTTTGCTGGTTTACCTGGTCTTAGCCATAGCGGAAGTTTACCTGATGGTAAAATATATTAAAAAAGGACCGGAAGAGGTCAATAAGGAAGAAAACCTGAAAGGCGGAGTTAGGGGGGCGTCATTATGGACTTAAACATCCTCTGGTTTATCCTCATTGCAGTGTTGTTTGTCGGGTTCTTTTTTCTGGAAGGGTTCGATTTTGGAGTAGGGATATTGCTGCCCTTCCTGGGTAGAAATGATCAGGAACGGCGGGTGGTTATTAACACCATTGGTCCTCATTGGGATGGGAATGAAGTTTGGTTGATAACCGCAGGGGGAGCTATGTTTGCAGCCTTCCCTAATTGGTACGCTACGCTGTTCAGCGGGTTTTTTCTGGCCCTATTTCTAGTCTTATTTTCTTTAATCATTCGCGGAGTCGCTTTTGAATACCGCAGCAGCGATGCAAGTCCTCGCTGGAGATCGACGTGGGATTGGGTTATATTCACAGGAAGCTTGTTACTGTCCATTCTTTGGGGCGTCGCTATGACCAATTTAATCAAAGGAGTGCCTATTGACGCCAAGATGCAATATGCGGGAACCTTCTTTGATCTTCTTTCGCCATACACTATCGTAGGAGGATTAACAACACTCCTGGTCTTCATGCTCCACGGCGCTCTGTTCCTCAGCCTGAAGACCACAGGAACTATGGCGGAGCGGTCCTCGGCAGCTGGGCAAAAGATTGGCTTAGCAGCAATACCTGTCGTTCTGCTCTTTGCAGTATTAACCTATTTACAAACAGATCTTTTTGCCAGCCTGGGTGCAGGCATAACCTTACTTGCTTCAGGGGTAACCCTTATCCTGGCAGCCATCTTATTGCGCTCCGGCAAGGCCGGCTGGGCATTCATCACAAATGGGCTCACAATTCTCTTGTTCACCCTATCCTTATTCTGGGGACTTTTCCCCCGGGTTATGATTTCCAGTCTCAACATGGACTGGAGCCTGACCATCTATAATGCCTCATCCAGCCCCTACACCCTGAAGATTATGACCATAGTGGCAATCGTTATGGTTCCCATTGTCCTTCTCTATCAGGGCTGGACCTATTGGGTCTTCCGCAACAGAGTTACCGAAAAAAATCTGCACTATTAAGATCAAGAATTTGAGATATAATCAAAGGGCAAGATAATTCTTGCCCTTTATTTTATGTGTGTCTTGATCGTAGGAGGTGAGACTTATGTTCGATAAGCGCTTAATGAGAGAAAGCAAACCTGTTTGGAAATTTCTCATCCTTTCCATAGCTCTGAGTATAGGGATTGCCCTGTTGGCAGTTGCTCAAGCCTGGTTTTTTTCCAGAGTTGCAGCCATGGTTTTCTTAGAAGGAGCTATGCTGAAGGATACTTGGAATTCTCTGGGTATGATACTGCTGATTATCGGGCTGCGCGCTGTTTTGCAATGGGCCAGT
This Desulfosporosinus orientis DSM 765 DNA region includes the following protein-coding sequences:
- the cydB gene encoding cytochrome d ubiquinol oxidase subunit II, which encodes MDLNILWFILIAVLFVGFFFLEGFDFGVGILLPFLGRNDQERRVVINTIGPHWDGNEVWLITAGGAMFAAFPNWYATLFSGFFLALFLVLFSLIIRGVAFEYRSSDASPRWRSTWDWVIFTGSLLLSILWGVAMTNLIKGVPIDAKMQYAGTFFDLLSPYTIVGGLTTLLVFMLHGALFLSLKTTGTMAERSSAAGQKIGLAAIPVVLLFAVLTYLQTDLFASLGAGITLLASGVTLILAAILLRSGKAGWAFITNGLTILLFTLSLFWGLFPRVMISSLNMDWSLTIYNASSSPYTLKIMTIVAIVMVPIVLLYQGWTYWVFRNRVTEKNLHY